Proteins encoded by one window of Rattus rattus isolate New Zealand chromosome 10, Rrattus_CSIRO_v1, whole genome shotgun sequence:
- the Trmt1l gene encoding TRMT1-like protein isoform X1 has protein sequence MPLEPLIHLLPCFSQGIMGLQWAKHLGNAVKVTINDLNENSVTLIQKNCHLNKLKVVVDSEEKEEGDGLEDGSTPGDIQVTRMDANVLMHLRSFDFIHLDPFGTSVNYLDSAFRNVRNLGIVSVTSTDISSLYAKAQHVARRHYGCNIVRTEYYKELAARIVVAAVARAAARCNKGVEVLFAVALEHFVLVVVRVLRGPTSADETAKKIQYLIHCQWCEERIFQKDGNMVEENPYKQLPCNCHGSMPGKTAIELGPLWSSSLFNTGFLKRMLFESIHHGLDDIQPLIKTLIFESECTPQSQCSVHAPSNTNKQEENGVFVKTTDDTTIDIYSAQGKRKSNEMAINVAKKQKTDASTAHPPFYYNIHRHSIKGMNMPKLKKFLCCLSQAGFRVSRTHFDPMGIRTDASLTQFKSILLKYSTPTYTGGQSEGQVPAPEDTVTDRVELSVNDKAEVSGCRRW, from the exons ATGCCTTTGGAGCCACtg attCATCTTCTTCCCTGTTTCTCCCAAGGAATAATGGGATTACAGTGGGCAAAGCACCTTGGAAATGCAGTCAAAGTTACAATTAATGACTTGAATGAAAACTCTGTGACTTTGATTCAGAAAAACTGCCACTTAAACAAATTGAAAGTGGTGGTAGACAgcgaggagaaggaagagggtgaTGGTCTTGAAGACGGCAGCACTCCGGGGGACATCCAGGTGACCAGGATGGACGCCAATGTTCTGATGCACCTGAGATCTTTTGATTTTAT ACACCTGGACCCCTTTGGAACATCGGTGAACTACCTCGACTCTGCGTTCAGAAACGTAAGGAACCTTGGCATAGTGTCAGTGACTTCCACAGACATCAGCTCCTTGTATGCCAAGGCACAGCATGTTGCCCGGCGTCACTACGGATGTAACATTGTCCGAACAGAGTATTACAAGGAGCTAGCGGCCAGAATTGTCGTAGCTGCAGTGGCAAG AGCTGCAGCACGGTGCAACAAAGGTGTGGAAGTGCTGTTTGCCGTGGCTCTGGAGCACTTCGTGTTGGTAGTTGTGAGGGTCTTAAGAGGGCCCACTTCAGCAGACGAGACGGCCAAGAAAATCCAGTACCTGATCCACTGCCAGTGGTGTGAGGAGAGGATATTTCAGAAGGACGGTAACATGGTGGAAG aaaACCCATATAAACAGCTGCCCTGTAATTGTCATGGGAGCATGCCTGGCAAGACAGCAATAGAACTCGGGCCTCTGTG GTCAAGTTCCCTTTTCAATACTGGATTCCTCAAGAGAATGCTATTTGAATCTATTCATCATGGTTTGGATGACATTCAGCCCCTAATAAAGACATTGATCTTTGAATCAGAGTGTACTCCCCAAAGCCAGTGTTCAGTCCATGCACCTTCAAATACCAACAAGCAAG aagaaaatggtGTATTTGTTAAAACCACCGATGATACCACAATAGATATTTACAGTGCACAgg GCAAGAGAAAAAGTAATGAGATGGCCATTAACGTAGCCAAGAAACAGAAGACGGACGCCAGCACTGCCCACCCTCCCTTTTATTACAACATCCACAGGCACAGCATCAAAGGGATGAACATGCCGAA GTTAAAAAAGTTCTTGTGCTGTCTTTCCCAAGCAGGCTTTCGAGTAAGCCGGACTCACTTTGACCCCATGGGTATCCGTACCGATGCCTCTCTGACACAGTTCAAGTCCATCCTGTTGAAGTACAGCACCCCCACGTACACTGGAGGACAGTCAGAAGGTCAGGTGCCTGCACCTGAGGACACAGTGACCGACCGGGTGGAGCTGTCCGTGAATGACAAAGCGGAAGTGAGTGGCTGCCGGAGATGGTGA